A window of Microcystis aeruginosa FD4 contains these coding sequences:
- a CDS encoding GNAT family N-acetyltransferase yields MVEQLKPQYSVAWIDKMSEIPQQKWDALAQPLTTPFLEWEWLHNIETSGSATGRTGWQPAHLTVWCGAELIAAAPLYIKSHSYGEFVFDHQWADLSHRLGIRYYPKLLGMTPFTPAVGYRFLIAPGENELEITALMIAAIDHFCDQNNLSGCHFLFVDPQWRIFMENFGFTPWLHHSYIWNNKGFQSFEDYLTAFNANQRRNIKRERKAVTNAGLIIKTLAAEEIPHHLFPLIYRFYSSTCDKFYWGSKYLTHKFFEQLYPNYRQRVVLITAYQNEKDTKPVGLSFCIRKDTNLYGRYWGSFQEYDCLHFEACYYQPIDWAISQNITMFDPGAGGQHKKRRGFPATANHSLHRFYHPKMTQILRNYIQEINQMEQEEIEAINQDLPFSKREIELNE; encoded by the coding sequence ATGGTAGAACAGCTTAAACCCCAATATTCTGTCGCTTGGATTGATAAAATGAGTGAGATTCCCCAACAAAAATGGGATGCTCTCGCTCAACCCCTAACTACTCCCTTTCTAGAGTGGGAATGGTTACATAATATCGAAACTTCTGGCAGCGCCACGGGACGCACCGGGTGGCAACCTGCTCATCTAACAGTTTGGTGCGGTGCTGAGTTAATTGCCGCCGCTCCTTTGTATATTAAAAGTCATAGTTATGGTGAATTTGTCTTTGACCACCAATGGGCAGATCTTTCCCATCGTTTGGGGATTAGATACTATCCGAAACTGTTAGGAATGACCCCTTTTACTCCTGCGGTGGGTTATCGTTTTTTAATTGCTCCGGGGGAAAATGAACTGGAGATTACTGCTTTAATGATAGCGGCGATTGATCATTTTTGTGATCAAAATAATCTGTCGGGTTGTCATTTTCTTTTTGTCGATCCCCAATGGCGAATTTTCATGGAAAATTTTGGCTTTACTCCTTGGTTACACCATAGTTATATCTGGAATAACAAAGGTTTTCAAAGTTTTGAAGATTATCTGACAGCTTTTAATGCTAATCAACGCCGCAATATTAAACGGGAACGGAAAGCTGTGACTAATGCGGGGTTAATTATTAAAACTCTGGCTGCCGAAGAAATTCCCCATCATTTGTTCCCGTTAATTTATCGGTTTTATAGCAGTACCTGTGATAAATTTTACTGGGGAAGTAAATACCTGACACACAAATTTTTTGAACAATTATATCCGAATTATCGTCAGCGAGTGGTTTTGATTACTGCCTATCAGAATGAAAAGGATACTAAACCCGTGGGTTTATCTTTTTGTATTCGCAAAGATACTAATCTTTATGGTCGTTACTGGGGCAGTTTTCAAGAGTACGACTGTTTACATTTTGAAGCTTGTTACTATCAACCGATCGATTGGGCAATTAGTCAAAATATTACCATGTTTGACCCCGGTGCGGGAGGACAACATAAAAAAAGACGGGGTTTTCCTGCCACTGCTAATCACAGTTTACACCGTTTCTATCACCCTAAAATGACTCAAATTCTCCGCAATTATATCCAAGAAATTAATCAAATGGAACAGGAAGAAATTGAGGCAATTAATCAAGATTTACCCTTTTCTAAGAGAGAAATTGAGTTGAACGAGTAA
- a CDS encoding RibD family protein yields MNRPHTTVILAMSADGKIADAYQSAARFASATDKMRLEQHLSRMDAALFGANTLRAYHTSLPIRHPDFLAYRQQRGLSPQPIQIVCSHSGQLDPRMKFFQQPFPRWLITAAEKVAAWENRDLFELVLVCGDWKAIFSQFTLLGIKKLAILGGGELIASLLAEDLIDEIYLTICPLLLGGNKAATPLGGTGFMADSARKLRLLSVETLEEEIFLHYSLQRQSHKSQN; encoded by the coding sequence ATGAATCGTCCTCACACCACCGTTATTTTAGCCATGAGTGCCGATGGTAAAATTGCCGACGCATACCAGTCAGCGGCCAGATTTGCTTCTGCTACCGATAAAATGCGTCTAGAACAACATTTATCGCGCATGGATGCCGCTTTATTCGGTGCTAACACCCTGCGCGCTTATCACACCAGTCTTCCTATCCGTCATCCCGATTTTCTCGCATACCGTCAACAACGGGGATTATCTCCGCAGCCGATACAGATCGTTTGTTCTCATTCAGGCCAGCTTGATCCCCGGATGAAATTTTTTCAGCAGCCTTTCCCTCGCTGGTTAATCACGGCAGCGGAAAAAGTGGCAGCATGGGAAAATCGGGATTTATTTGAGCTTGTCTTAGTTTGCGGTGATTGGAAGGCTATTTTTAGTCAATTTACCCTTTTAGGTATCAAAAAGCTGGCGATTCTGGGAGGAGGTGAATTAATTGCCTCTCTTTTAGCTGAAGATTTAATCGATGAAATCTATCTAACTATTTGTCCGTTGCTGTTAGGAGGCAATAAAGCGGCAACTCCCCTGGGAGGGACTGGATTTATGGCTGATTCTGCCAGAAAATTACGACTTTTGAGCGTGGAAACCCTGGAAGAAGAAATTTTCTTACATTATTCCCTTCAACGGCAGTCCCATAAATCTCAAAACTAG